Proteins encoded by one window of Tunturibacter psychrotolerans:
- a CDS encoding cell division protein ZapA: protein MAQTADQTLEAPQATTPAAAEPTQNQSIAVEIYDQIYNLRGIDPAYIERLASIVDAKMRAVSAHGNTVDSLRVAVLAALNIADELCCARDRSDNLAGSLQNSQQSVRSRAGDLSHLLDELLEDRKVG from the coding sequence ATGGCCCAGACTGCAGACCAGACCCTCGAAGCCCCGCAGGCAACCACTCCGGCGGCCGCCGAGCCCACGCAGAACCAGTCCATCGCCGTCGAAATCTACGACCAGATCTATAACCTCCGCGGCATCGATCCCGCCTACATCGAGCGCCTCGCCTCCATCGTCGACGCCAAGATGCGCGCCGTCTCAGCCCACGGCAACACCGTCGATAGCCTCCGTGTAGCCGTGCTCGCCGCCCTCAATATCGCCGACGAGCTATGCTGCGCCCGCGACCGCAGCGACAACCTCGCCGGCAGCCTTCAGAACTCGCAGCAATCCGTCCGCTCTCGCGCAGGCGATCTGTCCCACCTCCTCGACGAACTCCTCGAAGACCGCAAAGTAGGCTGA
- a CDS encoding nuclear transport factor 2 family protein produces the protein MRKFSVLLMVVVLSGVCARGRAQAVPALGDIKSQEELTKAITTLDKELFDAYNNCDIDKLGTLVVDDLEFYHDKTGLAVGRQVFLDAIKNNICGKVTRKLVDGSLEVYPLKGYGAVELGVHRFYHPGMPGNVGEAKFITLWQYKDGAWKVSRVISYDHEAAK, from the coding sequence ATGAGGAAGTTTTCTGTCTTGCTGATGGTGGTTGTGTTGAGTGGCGTGTGTGCGCGGGGTCGGGCGCAGGCGGTTCCGGCGCTTGGGGATATCAAAAGTCAGGAGGAGTTGACGAAGGCGATTACGACGCTCGATAAGGAGCTGTTCGATGCGTATAACAACTGCGATATCGACAAGCTGGGGACGCTGGTGGTGGACGATCTGGAGTTCTATCACGACAAGACGGGGCTGGCGGTGGGCAGGCAGGTGTTTCTGGATGCGATCAAAAATAATATCTGCGGGAAGGTGACGCGGAAGCTGGTGGATGGGTCGCTGGAGGTGTATCCGCTGAAGGGTTATGGGGCGGTGGAGCTTGGCGTGCATCGGTTTTATCATCCGGGGATGCCGGGGAATGTGGGCGAGGCGAAGTTTATTACCCTGTGGCAGTACAAGGATGGAGCGTGGAAGGTTTCGCGGGTGATCAGCTACGACCATGAAGCGGCGAAGTGA
- the pheS gene encoding phenylalanine--tRNA ligase subunit alpha: MSEEITALQHFDDASLDTAFAALAEEARLETASLTDPEAFRLHWLGRKQGRLKLISEAWLKSAPPEAKKALGIRFNQLKQQIEAALESPATATKSAVQGIDITLPGTLRTPGIPHPLLKTMHEIVSVFHHLGYSTNLGPQVESDFFNFEALNFPPNHPARDTQDTLVIANQHSRPSRDRLLMRTHTSPVQIRTMIAQAPPIRIVIPGKVHRNDAADATHSPIFHQIEGLCVDTNITFSDLKGTLDHAMKALFGSDVKTRFFPSFFPFTEPSADVQISCIFCGGKGCRKCKHSGWIELLGCGMVDPAVFAAVTAERRKINPSDDAYNPEKITGFAFGMGVERIAMMLHGVSDIGHFYSGDMRFLEQFA; encoded by the coding sequence ATGTCCGAAGAAATCACAGCATTACAGCACTTCGACGACGCCTCCCTCGACACCGCCTTCGCCGCCCTGGCCGAAGAAGCCCGTCTCGAAACCGCATCCCTCACCGACCCCGAGGCCTTCCGCCTCCACTGGCTCGGCCGCAAGCAGGGCCGCCTCAAGCTCATCAGCGAAGCCTGGTTAAAATCCGCGCCCCCCGAAGCCAAAAAAGCTCTCGGCATCCGCTTCAACCAGCTCAAGCAGCAGATCGAAGCCGCCCTCGAGTCCCCAGCCACAGCGACAAAATCCGCAGTGCAGGGAATCGACATCACTCTCCCCGGCACCCTCCGCACCCCTGGCATCCCCCACCCGCTCTTGAAGACCATGCACGAGATCGTCTCCGTCTTCCATCATCTCGGCTACAGCACCAACCTCGGCCCCCAGGTCGAGTCCGACTTCTTCAACTTCGAAGCCCTTAACTTCCCCCCGAACCACCCCGCACGCGACACGCAGGACACCCTCGTCATCGCGAACCAGCACTCGCGCCCCAGTCGCGACCGTCTCCTCATGCGCACCCACACCAGCCCCGTCCAAATTCGCACGATGATCGCGCAGGCCCCACCCATCCGCATCGTCATCCCCGGCAAAGTCCATCGCAACGACGCCGCCGACGCCACCCACTCGCCCATCTTCCATCAGATCGAGGGCCTCTGCGTCGACACCAATATCACTTTCTCGGATCTAAAAGGAACTTTAGATCACGCGATGAAGGCCCTCTTCGGCTCTGACGTAAAAACCCGCTTCTTCCCCAGCTTCTTCCCCTTCACCGAACCCAGCGCCGACGTCCAGATCTCCTGCATCTTCTGCGGAGGCAAAGGCTGTCGCAAGTGCAAACACTCGGGCTGGATCGAGCTCTTAGGCTGCGGCATGGTCGACCCTGCCGTCTTCGCCGCAGTCACCGCCGAGCGCCGAAAAATAAACCCCTCCGACGACGCCTACAACCCCGAGAAGATCACCGGCTTCGCCTTCGGCATGGGAGTAGAGCGCATCGCAATGATGCTCCACGGCGTCTCCGACATAGGCCACTTCTACTCCGGCGACATGCGCTTCTTAGAGCAATTCGCCTAA
- a CDS encoding VWA domain-containing protein, whose translation MTAPNRMNQVPRPKVPASLLSALLLLPLAATPLQAQTAPTQRPNWLHRLFASSGDSGASSSAEIAQTTSGPAPTPSATAPPTSATPAPAATPQSATTPAQAPGAQAPTPAGQTAAPNTPQAPNSPQIDEPVTTLQVQVNEVNLIFTVIDKHGKFITGLKRENFGLLDDGRPPLAVLRFTQQTNLPLRVGIMLDTSSSIRQRFQFEQDSAVEFLLQILHRDDRAFVEGFDIETDVSQGFTNNVDLLNQGIRKLRPGGGTALFDALYKTCKDQMLPLQETGAVRRALILVSDGDDNYSRVQESDAIKMCQRADTIVYTISTNISPSKDKGDDVLKAISDATGGQAFYPVKLEDVAVGFRNIEEELRSQYHLVYRPTDLKMDGSFRTIYLQANDPRYKVRAQKGYFSPRPPQ comes from the coding sequence GTGACCGCACCCAACCGAATGAACCAAGTCCCAAGACCCAAAGTCCCCGCGTCCCTACTGTCCGCTCTGCTCCTCCTGCCCCTCGCCGCGACGCCTCTTCAGGCTCAGACCGCCCCGACTCAAAGGCCCAACTGGTTACATCGTCTCTTCGCCTCTTCCGGCGACTCCGGCGCGTCATCCTCCGCCGAAATAGCCCAGACCACGTCCGGCCCTGCACCCACACCATCAGCCACAGCGCCTCCAACCAGTGCCACCCCAGCCCCCGCCGCCACTCCGCAGTCGGCCACGACGCCGGCGCAAGCTCCTGGCGCCCAGGCCCCCACCCCGGCCGGCCAAACTGCCGCCCCAAACACCCCACAGGCCCCTAACTCCCCACAGATCGACGAGCCCGTCACCACCCTCCAGGTCCAGGTCAACGAAGTCAATCTCATCTTCACCGTCATCGACAAGCACGGTAAGTTCATCACCGGCCTCAAGCGCGAAAACTTCGGCCTCCTCGACGACGGCCGTCCTCCTCTTGCGGTCCTCCGCTTCACCCAGCAAACAAATCTCCCCCTGCGTGTCGGCATCATGCTCGACACCTCCAGCTCCATCCGCCAGCGCTTCCAGTTCGAGCAGGACTCCGCCGTCGAGTTCCTCCTCCAGATCCTCCACCGCGACGACCGCGCCTTCGTCGAAGGCTTCGACATCGAGACCGATGTGTCCCAGGGCTTCACCAACAATGTCGACCTCCTCAACCAGGGCATCCGCAAGCTCCGTCCCGGCGGCGGAACCGCCCTCTTCGACGCCCTCTACAAGACCTGCAAAGACCAGATGCTTCCGCTTCAGGAGACAGGAGCCGTCCGCCGCGCCCTCATCCTCGTCTCTGACGGTGACGACAACTACTCCCGCGTTCAGGAGTCAGACGCCATCAAGATGTGTCAGCGTGCCGACACCATTGTCTACACCATCAGCACCAACATCAGCCCCAGCAAAGACAAAGGCGACGACGTCCTCAAAGCCATCTCCGATGCTACCGGCGGCCAGGCCTTCTACCCCGTCAAGCTCGAAGACGTAGCCGTTGGTTTCCGCAACATCGAAGAGGAGCTTCGCAGCCAGTACCACCTCGTCTACCGCCCCACAGATCTCAAGATGGACGGCTCCTTCCGTACCATCTACCTCCAGGCCAACGACCCCCGCTACAAAGTCCGAGCCCAAAAAGGCTACTTCTCCCCCCGCCCACCCCAATAA
- a CDS encoding RluA family pseudouridine synthase — MPSKNMLPKGQRRRTVKHEYRATRGVEEITPPPIPVLEFDEVEEDSDAVRTFTADPAAANLRLDLYLAQALPDISRARVQLLIEAGQVRVDGNPAKPKQKLHGGESIEIEGSPQPAPLHAIPEDIPLDILHEDKYLAVINKPAGMMVHAGAGTTDDARNRGTLVNALLFHFAKLSDVGGDLRPGIVHRLDKLTSGLILVAKDDSTHRKLGDMFSRRQVTKTYLALLHGHVKKDDTTVNLPIARDIIRRTRMTTRRADGRTAVSHFHVLERLTTAYGPFTMVEVRIETGRTHQIRVHAQSLGHPVVGDTLYGAPHAIPGLDPALNLERNFLHAAHLSFTHPQTSKPMDLAAPLPIELESFLQAIRTNSSTIE; from the coding sequence ATGCCGTCTAAGAACATGCTCCCCAAGGGCCAGCGTCGCCGCACCGTAAAACACGAGTACCGCGCCACTCGCGGCGTAGAAGAAATCACCCCGCCCCCAATCCCTGTCCTCGAGTTCGACGAAGTCGAAGAAGACTCCGACGCCGTCCGCACCTTCACCGCCGACCCCGCCGCCGCCAACCTGCGCCTCGATCTCTACCTCGCCCAGGCCCTGCCCGACATCTCCCGCGCCCGCGTCCAACTCCTCATCGAAGCCGGCCAGGTCCGTGTCGACGGCAATCCTGCCAAGCCCAAACAAAAACTCCACGGTGGCGAATCCATCGAGATCGAAGGCTCCCCCCAGCCCGCACCCCTCCACGCCATCCCCGAGGACATCCCACTCGACATCCTCCACGAAGACAAGTACCTCGCCGTCATCAACAAACCCGCCGGCATGATGGTCCACGCCGGAGCCGGCACCACCGACGACGCCCGCAACCGCGGCACCCTCGTCAACGCACTCCTCTTCCACTTCGCCAAGCTCTCCGACGTAGGCGGCGATCTCCGCCCCGGCATCGTCCATCGCCTCGACAAGCTCACCAGCGGCCTCATCCTCGTCGCCAAAGACGACAGCACCCACCGCAAACTCGGCGACATGTTCTCCCGCCGCCAGGTCACCAAGACCTACCTCGCCCTCCTCCACGGCCACGTTAAAAAAGACGACACCACCGTCAACCTCCCCATCGCCCGCGACATCATCCGCCGCACCCGCATGACCACCCGCCGCGCCGATGGCCGAACCGCCGTCTCCCACTTCCACGTCCTCGAACGTCTAACCACTGCCTACGGCCCTTTCACAATGGTCGAGGTCCGCATCGAAACCGGCCGCACCCATCAGATTCGCGTCCATGCCCAATCCCTCGGCCATCCCGTCGTCGGCGACACACTCTACGGAGCTCCCCACGCCATCCCCGGCCTCGATCCAGCTCTCAATCTCGAGCGAAACTTCCTCCACGCCGCCCATCTCTCCTTCACCCATCCGCAAACCAGCAAGCCTATGGATCTCGCGGCCCCCCTGCCTATCGAACTTGAGTCGTTTTTGCAAGCAATTCGCACGAATTCGTCCACAATTGAGTAG
- a CDS encoding prolipoprotein diacylglyceryl transferase family protein, with translation MHPYLIHSGHLLLPTFGVLAALGLMAALTLSLRTAAIVGLNPDKLWNAGLFTLLSAFALSRLLLIAANLHNFFSYPILLLTVPSLTSTGILLTFLATLVYLRIRHLPILDTLNAWSPCATLIWAFLALGHFAEGSDAGLPTTVPWGMSIPPDRAHLHPVALYAAIAALLLTFWLLHQLKRSPHSANSLVAALAAAGTIQFLLTFFRQPYPYTTSTLYTALDPVQWIALGMIVVAAVLVLLPGKLVTHAV, from the coding sequence GTGCACCCCTATCTCATCCACTCCGGTCATCTCCTCCTTCCTACCTTCGGCGTACTCGCCGCCCTTGGCCTTATGGCCGCCCTTACCCTAAGCCTGCGCACCGCCGCCATCGTCGGCCTCAACCCCGACAAGCTCTGGAACGCCGGCCTCTTCACCCTTCTCTCCGCCTTCGCCCTCTCTCGCCTCCTGCTCATCGCCGCCAACCTCCACAACTTCTTCTCCTACCCAATCCTTCTCCTCACCGTACCGTCCCTTACCTCCACAGGCATCCTCCTCACTTTCCTCGCAACGCTCGTCTACCTGCGCATCCGCCATCTCCCCATCCTCGACACGCTCAACGCGTGGAGCCCTTGCGCCACGCTCATCTGGGCCTTCCTCGCCCTCGGCCACTTCGCCGAAGGCAGCGACGCCGGTCTCCCAACCACTGTCCCTTGGGGTATGAGCATCCCGCCCGACCGCGCGCACCTCCACCCCGTCGCTCTCTACGCCGCAATCGCCGCGCTCCTTCTTACCTTTTGGCTCTTACACCAACTCAAGCGCAGCCCGCACTCCGCCAATTCCCTCGTAGCAGCCCTCGCCGCCGCAGGCACCATTCAGTTCCTTCTCACCTTCTTCCGCCAGCCCTACCCCTACACCACCAGCACTCTCTACACCGCGCTCGACCCCGTCCAGTGGATCGCTCTCGGTATGATCGTAGTAGCGGCCGTCCTCGTACTGCTGCCAGGAAAGCTGGTCACCCATGCCGTCTAA
- the pheT gene encoding phenylalanine--tRNA ligase subunit beta, whose translation MNILTAWLRTYVPNIPVDDHKLAEDLTLRGIAVEGIHALGATNGKANGHLYEMDITTNRVDAMNHYGIAREAATIYNLPLAPLNTKLPIGSLVDEPFPVRIAPEAKGLCGRFTAQVVRNVTIAPSTGKVAEYFTLLSQKQISNAVDASNFVLHGMGHPTHAFDLDKIEGGIVVRLAHKGEKLKLLDGTDRTLEADDLVVADEKNALALAGVMGGWDSMITPETKNILIEAAWFDAASVRRSSRRHGLHTDASHRFERGADFNTAPVANALVAQIILQHGGKLEGELIDLIDPDVEARTASRPPIELSVAQVKRHLGTTLDPAGITSEIVAQYLTSLGCELLLHGLRQDQAVYATKLPSWRLDLEREIDLIEEVARVYGYNRFANTLPAPGIVITQPTQAKEAAVRSRLLALGFSESVSSTFAGQPDSDLFYPQSNETKTQGKGTVPMENPLSEEASLLRPSLIPGMVTMLAHNLNRDVREVRLFEQGQIFTGTIPPDGTFISDVHETPQLSLGLTTAAAKYSNLYSAEDAPFFELKGAIESLLTLFALPGGPNALTFTPEAPAWLQPGRSATALLNNQPIAHFGELTQTQKEARKLRQPVYLAQLDLAVLYELPLRKITAHDLSRYQAVERDFSFVFPDATQWQAVSSAIHALAIPELQSLKPVEVFRDQKKFPGVYSLLLRTVFQSNDRTLRDEELTDWWSRIIATLTALGGTIRDGANEASK comes from the coding sequence ATGAATATTCTCACCGCTTGGCTGCGCACCTACGTCCCCAACATCCCGGTCGATGATCACAAGCTCGCCGAAGATCTCACTCTCCGCGGCATCGCCGTAGAAGGCATCCACGCGCTCGGCGCCACGAATGGAAAAGCCAACGGCCACCTCTACGAGATGGACATCACCACCAACCGCGTCGACGCCATGAACCACTACGGCATCGCCCGCGAGGCCGCCACCATCTACAACCTGCCCCTCGCGCCCCTCAACACCAAGCTCCCCATCGGCAGTCTCGTCGACGAGCCCTTCCCCGTCCGCATCGCCCCCGAAGCCAAAGGCCTCTGCGGCCGCTTCACCGCGCAAGTAGTCCGCAACGTAACCATCGCCCCCAGCACAGGCAAAGTCGCAGAGTACTTCACCCTCCTCAGCCAAAAACAAATCTCCAACGCCGTCGACGCAAGCAACTTCGTTCTCCACGGCATGGGCCATCCCACCCACGCCTTCGACCTCGACAAGATCGAAGGCGGCATCGTCGTCCGCCTCGCCCACAAAGGAGAAAAGTTAAAACTCCTCGACGGCACCGACCGCACCCTCGAAGCCGACGACCTCGTCGTAGCCGACGAAAAGAACGCCCTCGCACTAGCCGGAGTCATGGGTGGTTGGGACTCCATGATCACCCCCGAAACCAAAAACATCCTCATCGAAGCCGCATGGTTCGACGCCGCCAGCGTCCGCCGCTCCTCCCGCCGCCACGGCCTACACACCGACGCCTCCCACCGCTTCGAGCGCGGCGCCGACTTCAACACTGCCCCGGTGGCCAACGCCCTCGTCGCGCAAATCATCCTCCAGCATGGAGGCAAACTCGAAGGCGAACTCATCGACCTCATCGATCCAGACGTAGAAGCCCGCACCGCCTCGCGTCCTCCCATCGAACTCTCCGTCGCCCAGGTCAAACGCCACCTCGGCACCACCCTCGACCCCGCCGGCATCACCTCCGAGATCGTCGCCCAGTACTTAACTTCGCTAGGCTGCGAACTCCTCCTCCACGGCCTCCGTCAGGATCAAGCCGTCTACGCAACCAAGCTCCCATCCTGGCGTCTCGACCTCGAACGCGAGATCGACCTCATCGAAGAAGTCGCCCGCGTCTACGGCTACAACCGCTTCGCCAACACCCTCCCCGCCCCGGGCATCGTCATCACGCAACCCACGCAAGCGAAAGAAGCCGCCGTCCGCAGTCGTCTCCTCGCCCTCGGCTTCAGCGAATCCGTCTCCAGCACCTTCGCTGGCCAACCCGACTCCGATCTCTTCTACCCTCAGAGCAACGAAACCAAGACTCAGGGGAAGGGAACCGTCCCCATGGAGAATCCACTCTCCGAAGAGGCTTCTCTCCTGCGCCCCTCGCTCATCCCCGGCATGGTCACCATGCTCGCGCACAACCTCAACCGAGACGTCCGCGAAGTACGCCTCTTCGAACAAGGCCAGATCTTCACCGGCACCATCCCCCCCGACGGCACCTTCATCTCCGACGTCCACGAGACCCCGCAACTCTCCCTCGGCCTCACCACCGCCGCCGCAAAATACTCCAACCTCTACTCCGCCGAAGACGCTCCCTTCTTCGAGCTCAAGGGCGCCATCGAGTCTCTCCTCACCCTCTTCGCCCTGCCCGGCGGCCCCAACGCACTCACCTTCACCCCCGAAGCCCCAGCCTGGCTACAACCCGGCCGCAGCGCAACAGCGCTCTTGAACAACCAACCCATCGCCCACTTCGGCGAACTCACCCAGACGCAAAAAGAGGCCCGCAAACTCCGCCAACCCGTCTACCTCGCGCAACTCGACCTCGCCGTCCTCTACGAGCTCCCCCTCAGGAAGATCACCGCCCACGATCTCTCCCGCTACCAGGCCGTCGAGCGCGACTTCTCCTTCGTCTTCCCCGACGCCACTCAGTGGCAAGCGGTCTCCTCCGCCATCCACGCACTAGCGATCCCCGAACTCCAAAGCCTCAAGCCCGTCGAAGTCTTTCGCGACCAGAAGAAATTTCCCGGTGTCTACTCGCTCCTCCTCCGCACCGTCTTCCAATCCAACGACCGCACCCTCCGCGACGAAGAGCTCACCGACTGGTGGTCCCGCATCATCGCCACCCTCACCGCACTCGGCGGCACCATTCGCGACGGCGCAAACGAAGCCTCAAAATAA
- a CDS encoding alpha/beta hydrolase, whose protein sequence is MRGALIVGMLLVGCAVAEAQSSGWPAGPEHAVVTLWPKGAPGVNTTTGPEADTTTAASEKIAGRPLVRLGNVSVPTITVYEPKVVGNGAAVVVFPGGAYRILAMDLEGTEVCDWLTARGVACFLLKYRVPETGPYPKSDEGLQDAQRAVGMVRARAAEWKIEPNKVGVLGFSAGAHLAAAVSTHYATRLYPRVDAADEVSCRPDFAVVMYPGYLAIAEKGMAFSPDIPVTKETPPTFLVQAEDDATAHVENAVEYFLALKRAGVPTELHVYAEGGHGYGLRRTKLPVTAWPDLVDVWMKTIGVTAGTH, encoded by the coding sequence ATGCGTGGAGCTTTGATTGTTGGGATGTTGCTGGTTGGTTGTGCGGTGGCTGAGGCGCAGAGCTCGGGTTGGCCGGCGGGGCCGGAGCATGCGGTGGTGACGCTTTGGCCGAAGGGGGCTCCGGGGGTGAATACGACGACCGGCCCGGAGGCGGATACAACGACCGCGGCGAGCGAGAAGATTGCGGGGCGGCCGCTGGTGCGGCTGGGGAATGTTTCGGTGCCGACGATTACGGTGTATGAGCCGAAGGTCGTGGGGAATGGGGCCGCGGTGGTGGTGTTTCCGGGGGGCGCGTACAGGATTCTGGCGATGGATCTTGAAGGCACAGAGGTTTGCGATTGGCTGACGGCGCGGGGAGTTGCTTGTTTTCTGTTGAAGTATCGGGTGCCAGAGACGGGGCCTTATCCGAAATCTGATGAGGGGTTGCAAGATGCGCAGAGAGCCGTGGGGATGGTGCGGGCGAGGGCGGCGGAGTGGAAGATCGAGCCGAACAAGGTGGGCGTGCTGGGGTTTTCGGCGGGTGCGCATCTGGCAGCGGCGGTGAGTACGCACTATGCGACGCGGCTTTATCCACGGGTGGATGCGGCGGATGAGGTGAGTTGCAGGCCGGACTTTGCGGTAGTGATGTATCCGGGGTATCTGGCGATTGCGGAAAAGGGGATGGCGTTCAGTCCAGATATTCCGGTGACGAAGGAGACGCCGCCTACGTTTCTGGTGCAGGCGGAGGACGACGCTACAGCGCATGTGGAGAATGCCGTGGAGTACTTTCTGGCTTTGAAGCGCGCGGGTGTGCCGACCGAGCTACACGTGTATGCCGAAGGTGGACATGGGTATGGGCTCCGACGGACGAAGCTACCCGTGACTGCGTGGCCGGATTTGGTGGATGTGTGGATGAAGACGATTGGGGTGACGGCTGGAACGCATTAG
- a CDS encoding AraC family transcriptional regulator, with product MKPFLEHIKTSKDSSWVLFDRRLPAIPFEWHYNSEYELTLTLNSRGQRFIGDNISRYDDGDLVLIGPKIPHTWCSSEDVCKEREHQALVLWFSDAFVKGMIDPHVELKPIRRLLERSSRALTFSEPVREKAREIVCAMVEQGPGARLTGLLSVLLLLAEDAGSAPLASEANQSESFAEATEERIGRVISHLHEHYRDEMVVEKLVRIGALSRSSLHRLFKRQTRMTMGMYVAHLRVGHACALLLNSEKPIAVIADEVGYGNLANFNRQFKGLKGQTPREFRRAFQRVLPDGPPARRAVTS from the coding sequence ATGAAACCGTTTCTGGAGCACATCAAGACGTCGAAGGATTCTTCGTGGGTGTTGTTTGACCGGCGGCTGCCTGCGATTCCGTTTGAGTGGCACTACAACAGCGAGTATGAGCTGACGCTGACGCTGAATAGTCGCGGGCAGAGGTTTATTGGGGACAACATCTCGCGATATGACGATGGGGATCTGGTGCTGATTGGGCCGAAGATTCCGCATACGTGGTGTTCGAGTGAGGATGTTTGTAAGGAGCGGGAGCATCAGGCGCTGGTGCTCTGGTTCAGCGATGCGTTTGTGAAGGGGATGATCGATCCGCATGTGGAGCTGAAACCGATTCGGCGGCTGCTGGAGCGGTCTTCGCGAGCGTTGACGTTTTCGGAGCCGGTGAGGGAGAAGGCGCGGGAGATTGTCTGCGCGATGGTTGAGCAGGGGCCGGGGGCTCGGCTGACTGGATTGTTGAGTGTTTTGCTGCTGCTGGCCGAGGATGCTGGGAGCGCGCCGCTGGCTTCAGAGGCTAATCAGAGTGAGAGTTTTGCGGAGGCTACTGAGGAGCGTATTGGGAGGGTGATCTCGCATCTGCATGAACACTATCGCGATGAGATGGTGGTGGAGAAGCTGGTGAGGATTGGAGCGTTGAGTCGTAGCTCGCTGCATCGGCTGTTCAAGAGGCAGACGCGGATGACGATGGGGATGTATGTGGCGCATCTGCGCGTGGGGCACGCTTGTGCTCTGCTGCTGAATAGTGAAAAGCCAATTGCTGTGATTGCGGATGAGGTGGGGTATGGGAATCTGGCGAATTTCAATCGGCAGTTTAAGGGGCTGAAAGGGCAGACGCCGCGGGAGTTTCGACGGGCGTTTCAGCGTGTCCTGCCGGACGGGCCGCCTGCGCGGCGGGCGGTCACTTCGTGA
- a CDS encoding phage holin family protein has product MLRLLLHWILNAVALLVVAHFVQGFDVSNFVSALIAVVVIGLFNATLGLLLKIITLPLGILTFGIFFLVINAVILWFSSKFVPGFAVTTFKAAFLGALALAVVHLLFGLFGSAMKKRV; this is encoded by the coding sequence ATGCTTCGTTTACTTCTGCACTGGATTCTGAACGCGGTGGCTTTGCTGGTGGTGGCACATTTTGTTCAGGGCTTTGATGTAAGTAACTTTGTTTCGGCGTTGATTGCGGTGGTGGTGATTGGATTGTTCAACGCTACGCTGGGGCTGCTTTTGAAGATCATTACGTTGCCGTTGGGGATTCTGACGTTTGGCATTTTCTTTCTGGTGATCAATGCGGTGATTCTGTGGTTTTCGAGCAAATTTGTTCCGGGGTTCGCTGTGACCACGTTCAAAGCGGCGTTTCTTGGGGCGCTGGCGCTGGCGGTGGTGCATCTGCTGTTTGGACTTTTTGGGTCGGCGATGAAGAAGCGGGTTTAG
- a CDS encoding phytanoyl-CoA dioxygenase family protein yields the protein MRTHTAVLEHNVVGKPGENSLNIEVARQPLREIKKKLPLRVLSQADFDHWQTYGYVVIRQAVPAANVERTRNFLWEFQEMDPNDVGTWSAAQLRNHAMKELNNSGMVEVYNHQTLWDNRQQPRVYDAFVDIWDDERLWVTIDRANLNTPNRSGRAFAGFIHNDVDTTLDPLPVNVQGVLSLVDTDESTGGFQCVPEIFRNFEVWKKTQPADRDGFKPDITGYELKPVLMKAGDLLIFNSLLTHGIRPNTSEDKARVAQYISMTPADGGNEEIRQRRIESWRERRAPEGFAFPGDPREWERTKYKTAELTPLGRKLLGVDPW from the coding sequence ATGAGAACCCATACCGCAGTCCTCGAACACAACGTCGTCGGCAAGCCCGGCGAAAACAGCCTCAACATCGAAGTCGCCCGCCAGCCTCTCCGCGAGATCAAGAAAAAACTCCCCCTCCGCGTCCTCTCGCAAGCCGACTTCGACCACTGGCAGACCTACGGCTACGTCGTCATCCGTCAGGCCGTCCCCGCCGCCAACGTCGAGCGCACCCGCAACTTCCTCTGGGAGTTCCAGGAAATGGACCCCAACGACGTCGGGACCTGGAGCGCCGCCCAACTCCGCAACCACGCCATGAAGGAGCTCAACAACAGCGGCATGGTCGAGGTCTACAACCACCAGACCCTCTGGGACAACCGCCAGCAGCCGCGCGTCTACGACGCCTTCGTCGACATCTGGGACGACGAGCGTCTCTGGGTTACCATCGACCGCGCCAACCTCAACACCCCCAACCGCAGCGGCCGCGCCTTCGCCGGCTTCATCCACAACGACGTCGACACCACCCTCGACCCACTCCCCGTCAACGTCCAGGGCGTCCTCTCCCTCGTCGACACCGACGAATCCACCGGCGGCTTCCAGTGCGTCCCCGAGATCTTCCGCAACTTCGAAGTCTGGAAGAAGACCCAGCCCGCCGATCGCGACGGCTTCAAACCCGACATCACCGGCTACGAACTAAAGCCCGTCCTCATGAAAGCCGGCGACCTCCTCATCTTCAACAGCCTGCTCACCCACGGCATTCGCCCCAACACCTCCGAAGACAAAGCCCGCGTCGCACAATACATCTCAATGACGCCCGCCGACGGAGGCAACGAAGAAATCCGCCAGCGCCGCATCGAATCCTGGCGCGAACGCCGCGCCCCCGAGGGCTTCGCCTTCCCCGGCGACCCCCGCGAGTGGGAGCGCACCAAATACAAAACCGCCGAACTAACCCCACTAGGCCGCAAGCTCCTGGGCGTCGACCCTTGGTAG